ACTGGGTGATCGTCATTTTGGCTTTAATGCAATCTCTAACAACCTGGTTGGCTTCAATCATACCGTTGTTGAGGTTGGTCATCAGCTGACCCGCCATCGAGATGATCTTCCCCTGTAACATCATATTGCTGCTTGACATACTCTTACTTCCTTTTTTTAATTATTAATTTGTTAGCTTAAAACGCCTCTGAGCATATCGCTTCCAGCTCTCGAAACACCGTCATAAATTCCCTTTATTCCAGAGGTAACTCCCTTCGTCAGGTCGTTCAAATTAGTAAACGTTCCGCTAATCTGATCACTCATGTTCTTGTTAAACGACTGGTAGTTCTGTTGAGCTCCGTTTAGGCCTGCAAGAACTCCGTTCTGATGAGCGAGCTCTTCAGAAAGCTGTCCTACTTGTAAGCTATAAGAACCTTCAACAACCCCTACCGATCCCCCAGCAACCGCTGCAGCAGAACCTAGCGAGCCAACAACTCCAGCTCCGACAGCTGTCCCTGTAGCGAGCGCTCCGGCTCCCCCTAAAACAATACCGATTACCATAAGGGCAGTCATCCAAGGCCTCAATGCACTCATCTTGTCTGTCAGATCCTGGATCTGGCTGGCAATTACGCCCACAGTCTTATTGTAGGTTGCCATCAGGTCAGATGTCTGGTGCACCGCATTCGACATATCTGTTGCAGCCTTCCCTTGAGAGAGGACGTTCTCCTTCATCGCAGTACTCAGGAGTGTGAGCAGCTCGCAGATCGCCCAAATTGAGCCCTGGTTATTTGGGCTCTCTGATGGCGCGACTGGAGCGGCACTTGTATTTGTATCTATTTTCATCTTGTTTGCTCCTAAGTTATTAAGCTGCACCCTGAGACCAGACCATGTTCTTGTACCACTGAAGCGCGTTGTTGATCATGTTCGATGTCTGCGTCTTCTGGTCGTTGGCAGGTCCAATGTACTGGTTATTGATCTTCATCATGTTGTTCTGGTCCTGCTGAACAGTGGTCTGATCCTGCTGAACCTTACTGCTCGCTTCTCCCGCTTTACCCTGGTCATACTGAACAGAGGCAGGAACCTCATCCATCACCTTGCCGAAAATCGCGCTTTGGCCATTACCGTGCTCCCATAGTGCGTAGACGCAACCGATAATGATCGCTGCTACGGCAAAGAAGATCGCTCCGAGACCTGCAACAGGCACTGTCGCAGCTCCCATAACCATCATCGTCGCAGCGACAGCCAGAAGACCGCCCGTAGCACCACCAATCATCAAACCGGAAATACCTTTACCGTTAATGTTGCTTGTCGCACCTGTTTCGCCCATCTTGCCCGCATCGGGAAGAGCTGCAGCATCGGTCTTCCAAGCATCTAAGTGCTGCTGGTATTGAGCATTAAGCACTCCCTCTTTGTTATAACTAACAGCGATACCTTCATTCGTTACATCTCTACTTTGCGACATCACATCCATGATGAGCAGCCAGACGTTACCGCCGTAGCTTGTCGCTTGTTTTGCTTCGCTCGCACTAAGTGCTTCGCCCATTCTTGTTGAACTTGTCATAGAAATACCTTTTGTTATTTTTATTATCTTGTTTTCATGATCTTTGCCCAAGAGCCGGCAGCGCTACCGAACATCAGAGCGTCCTGCTCGATATTCGTCTGAGCGGGATTGATCCGTGTCTGATACTCTTGAACCATTGTACTTCTTGACTGAGAAACAGCTGATCCTTCAGCTTGAACAATCGACATCTGCGACTGAATCTCGCGTTGAGCTTCTTGGATGCCAACCAGGTCAGTCGGCTCGATTTTAGCACTCTTTGCGATCAAGCTATTTAGCTGCGCTTCTGCTGCTGAGAAGGCGTCGTTCTGCTTATCGAAACCGCTCTTTAAGAGCTTCTCTTTATCCATTCCCAAGTTAATGCTCGCTTGCTGAGCATCCATATCACCTAACATGATATTGACGATGATCAGGAAGGCGTTCTGTGCGAGGCTATTTGTATCATCGCTTGCCGCAGGAGCCACTTTAGAAGAGGCGGCTGTTGGAGAGATTGAACTACTCATTTTTTACCTATTTTTATGATTTAAAATTCTTAGTTAGACCCGCTTGGCGCCATCACGTTTGCAAGCATGAGACTCAGCTGCAAAATCTGCTTCGCTGTGCCCAATGTCGCGTTCGCCTGACCCGCAAGAGTCGTAGCTCTCGCATCGATCTTTCCTGTTGTGCCCGATATCAGAGCGGTCTGATCTTTCTGAAGACCTGTCATCTCTGTAGACATAGAGCTGAGCTGATTCTTAACAGAATCGATCTGACCAGCTACGTTCTTAAGATCCTGGGCGAGACAAGCATACCTAGCAGCAGCTGCCGCAGAGCAGGCTACAGCTCCTAAAGGTCCGTAAATAAACGTCCAACCTGCACGCTCTGCAACCCACTTAGCGACGTTTGCAGGCTCCATCTCAGTTCCAATCTCTGCAGCTTGATTCGCAAGATCGACCAGCTTGTTCTGGCTATCATCGATCTTCTTCTGCAGATCATCTATCTTCGCCTGGTCGGCCTTCACCTGGTCAAGCGTCTTTGAAACCGCTTGCAGAGAGAGAGAGCTTACCCCTGAGAGGCGAGCCATCTGTGCATCCTGCTGGTGATAAGCGATAAAGCTCGTCAAAAAGGACTCGATCGCCTTCATATCACCATTATACTTGGCCAGCATCTGGTAGAGGCGGTGCATGAAGTCGGCGGTATTTAAGTCGCCGTTTGCAGAGTTCTGTGAAGCCGTCGCCGTATCATTCGATACGCTGAGCGCTTCCATGAGCACCTGCATGTAATTTGTTGTTGTACTTGGATCGATTGTCATCTTTAACTTCCTATTTTATATTATTATTAACCTTACACTTCAGGAAACTAGGCGGAGATTATCCCCCTGGAGCCAAGTGCTGAACAATCAAGTTGATCATCGAGTTCATGCTTGTGATGAAGTTCTGACCTACCTGGTTATCCTGCTGAAGGTTGGCACCGGCAACGTTAAGCTGCTGGTTCAAGTTACTTGTAAAGTTACCGTAGTCCGACTCAACGATCGATAAACTCACTGCACCAGCCGCGCCTGAACCGTCTGTCCAGCTGTGGAAGGTGCCGCTATCTGTAGGCTGCTTAGCAGCGTAAAAGAGGGCCGCGCCCAAGCTACCGTCCTGGTTATTGTCGATCATGCTGACGATCGACTGGTTATTACCATCTGGTCTCCAGTCAATAGTCGTATTCAAGATCATGTTCACGCAGTCGTTAGACTCGTCCATACCATCACCGCGGTACTTCGGGTTAAAGTTATAGTTCTTAGCGTCTTTGTTCATCTGCATCACGTCTTTCTTAAATGCAGCAACGTCAGCTTGGTAAGCAGGGTCCATCAGCGCGTCAGATGCGCTCTCATTCGGGTGGTCTGCTGCGTACTGCTGAATACGAGTCACGTCATCGTCAACTTTCTGAGTATCAGAAAGCACAGTACTAAACGCGGTCGACTCGTTCGCCATGCCAGAAACCTGATTACCGATACCTTCGATTTTCATGATCAGCGTTGCGATCAGGTAGTACATACTCTGGTCTTTAGAGTCGTATTTTGAATCGTTAGCCTTCTCAAGGTCTTGGATCAAGAGGGTCATTGGATCGATGTGGGTAGCCATGTTTTTTTGCCTTTTTTATGTTTTTATTAATCTTTTAATTCTAATTAAGCTGACATCCACTGAGACTTATTCGCCAATTTCGCTTTCTTGTCTTTCTTCCCACCACCTCTGAGTTCAGCATGCGCTGCATCAGACTCCCTTGCCATCTCCGATTTGAAAGCTTCTAGGTACTGCCAGCTCTCAGGAGAGAAGTTCTTCGGATCGGCTGCGTACTGCTCCAGCATCTCTTTTGTCAGTCCCATATCAGCTAAGAGTCTGTCGTAGTCTTGCGTGATCTCTTGCTGCTTCTTCGTGAAGGCTTGTCTTGCAAGCTCTCTATCTGCAGGAGAGGCGGTCTGGATCTCTTTCAAGAGCTTTAACGACTCCGCCGAGCTTCTTAAAATCCCTTGAAGCTTCTCTACAGCCTCGGGAGATGTCTTAAGACCCTTCAGTAAATCTGTCATTTTGCTTTCGTCCATACTTCCTCTTTTTTATGTTGTTAGTATTAAGTTATATTGTCCCACTTATTATTATAGCATAGTATTAATAAATTTCAAACAAAACATTAACATTTTCTTAACGAACTGTTAATAAAGGTGTTATGGGGATAAATCCGAGAATATGAATTATAAGAGACTGATATGCAGAGGGTTACCCTTTCATCCAATCGGACTTTTTGGGCCCTTTATGCTTATGGGGATGCCCAGAAGGATGGCTAGAATCTGGAGCTTTTGCAGGAGGCTCTTCTAACACGCTATCTTTCAAAGCTTTAGAAGCAACTGAAACTAGGCCATTTAGGGCCTCTTGGGTCGATTGCAGGAGACGCCAGTGCTCTTCGGAGAATTGCTGAGAGCTCTTCATGTAAGAGATAACTTCAGGTTCCGACGCCCCAGCCGCCTGGCAGAGAGCCGGTATCTCTCGCCCTAAAAGGGCTGACATCTCCTGCACTTCAACCAGGAGCTCCTTTCGCCTCTCCTCCCCCGCAATGGCCAGCTCTTGAACGAGCTCGCTGAAGATCGAGAGCGCCTCTCTGAAGGCCTCCTCTAACCGAGGAGTCCGCTTCGACATATCTGTAAGTAGATCTTCAAGTCTACGAAGCTGATCTTCTGCCATAATTATTATCGTATACTCCAACGCCCCTTTTTCCACGCAAGAATAAGATTAGGAGATAAAGAAGAAAGAATCGGGCACGCACGCGGGCACGGGCACGTTCACGAAAGAAAGAAGGCTCTTCTCGACCTCTCTTTTCCCCTTTCCCTCTTTCGTGAACGTGCCCGCGTGCGTGCCCGCGCCCGATCCTCTCTTCTTTTTTGTTTTTGCATTTTTTTGTGATTTCAGCTTTAATTTCGGAAGAGGGTCACATGTCATCTCTGATTGAACAGCATCTTACTCGTCTGATGGAAGATCTCGAACTTCCTCCGGTTCCACCCAAGGATGAGGCAAAGGCCTTTCAGCTACAGTTCGGTCCTGAGATGAGCGTGACTCTCAAAGAGGTTGATGGGCAGATCTTTCTTTTTTCAAAGATCGGCGCTCTTCCTCAGCAGAAGCGTGAAGAGCTCTTCATCCTGCTGATGAAGGCTAATCTTTTAGGACAGGGAACAGGCGGAAGTGCGATCGGTCTGGATCCCGCGGAGAAGTTCTTGACACTCTCTTTGGCGATCCCGTATGACATGAATTATAAGGCTTTTAG
The Chlamydiales bacterium genome window above contains:
- a CDS encoding type III secretion system chaperone — encoded protein: MSSLIEQHLTRLMEDLELPPVPPKDEAKAFQLQFGPEMSVTLKEVDGQIFLFSKIGALPQQKREELFILLMKANLLGQGTGGSAIGLDPAEKFLTLSLAIPYDMNYKAFRETIEDFTNFTDYWRKELIRHAEEAEKSLFGQ